A genome region from Natranaeroarchaeum sulfidigenes includes the following:
- a CDS encoding Mrp/NBP35 family ATP-binding protein encodes MTSERELLDRLGTVTDPQLDDDIVSLGLINEVTVDDGTAYVSLALNTPYAPGEMELGERIRDAIAELGLEPQLQADVDESVGFDTEVYPDIKNVIAVASGKGGVGKTTVATNLAAGLNDLGARVGILDADIHGPNVPRILNVEDEPSLTDDQRLIPPSSDGISVISMRFLTENEDDPAVLRGPMVNNVLMQFVEDVEWGRLDYLIVDLPPGTGDASLNLLQSVPVTGAVIVTTPQQMAVDDARKGLELFAQHDTEVLGVVENMSAFQCPNCDDTHEVFGRDGADGIVEDYGVDLLGRLPVHPDLGAEGTGRPAVTDTESAVAKPLTELVETVADRVGEVNRATVGDHRAEPDDADWLDDGA; translated from the coding sequence ATGACATCAGAACGTGAACTTCTCGACCGGCTCGGCACAGTAACCGACCCACAGCTAGACGACGATATCGTGTCCCTGGGGCTGATAAACGAAGTGACAGTCGACGACGGAACGGCGTACGTCTCGCTGGCGCTGAACACGCCGTACGCGCCGGGCGAAATGGAGCTTGGCGAGCGGATCCGCGATGCAATCGCGGAACTGGGTCTGGAACCCCAGCTCCAGGCCGACGTCGACGAGTCGGTCGGCTTCGATACTGAAGTGTATCCGGACATCAAGAACGTGATTGCGGTCGCAAGTGGCAAAGGCGGGGTCGGAAAGACCACCGTCGCGACGAATCTCGCTGCAGGGTTGAATGACCTCGGCGCCCGTGTCGGAATCCTGGACGCGGATATTCACGGTCCCAACGTGCCGCGGATCCTCAACGTCGAGGACGAGCCGTCACTGACGGACGACCAGCGTCTCATTCCGCCGAGTTCGGACGGGATCAGCGTCATCAGTATGCGCTTTCTCACGGAAAACGAGGACGACCCAGCAGTGCTCCGTGGCCCGATGGTGAACAACGTCCTCATGCAGTTTGTCGAGGACGTGGAGTGGGGGCGTCTGGATTATCTGATCGTCGATCTGCCGCCGGGGACTGGCGACGCCTCGCTAAACCTGCTTCAGAGCGTCCCTGTTACCGGCGCAGTGATCGTCACGACGCCACAGCAGATGGCCGTCGACGATGCCCGCAAGGGGTTAGAGCTGTTCGCACAGCATGATACCGAGGTGCTCGGTGTCGTCGAAAACATGAGCGCGTTCCAGTGTCCGAACTGTGATGATACCCACGAGGTGTTCGGTCGCGATGGCGCGGACGGGATCGTCGAGGACTACGGTGTCGACCTGCTGGGGCGGCTACCCGTCCACCCGGATCTCGGTGCCGAAGGCACTGGACGGCCGGCGGTCACTGACACGGAAAGCGCCGTCGCCAAACCGCTGACCGAACTCGTCGAGACGGTTGCCGATCGAGTCGGCGAAGTCAACCGGGCAACAGTCGGCGATCACCGTGCCGAGCCGGACGACGCCGACTGGCTCGACGACGGAGCGTAA
- the pheS gene encoding phenylalanine--tRNA ligase subunit alpha — MKLPASQVAVIEAASADEAQTIDQLASATGEKPETVTGAAFDLEADGLVSIEEEVKESVELTEEGQAYLDDGLPEVRLYEAALELGAADEPVSMGQAIGASGLDGAAVDIALSNYARKGYGVIDSGEITADPAADPAADAEAAALAAIETQQTDAIDAETLDQLDHRGLVDRSERTVRSVRLTDDGVTALMEGVEAAETVDRLTPELLTSGEWAEVEFTEYNVEADAPEYGGGKEHILRQTANRVKDVLVGMGFQEMGGPHVDADFWINDCLFMPQDHPARTHWDRFAMDNPREIDELPADLVERVERAHREGVGEHGDGYHSPWDEDFARALALRGHTTSLSTRYLSGEQVGELEPPQRFFSVEKVYRNDTLDPTHLLEFFQIEGWVMAEDLSVRDLMGTFEEFYAQFGITDIEFKPHYNPYTEPSFELFGTHPETGELIEIGNSGIFREEMLEPLGVECDVMAWGLALERLLMLIYGFEDIRDVHGTLCDLELLRETEVMY; from the coding sequence ATGAAACTCCCAGCATCACAGGTTGCGGTCATAGAGGCCGCGAGCGCGGACGAGGCACAGACGATCGATCAACTAGCGTCAGCCACCGGCGAGAAGCCCGAAACCGTCACCGGGGCGGCGTTCGACCTCGAAGCCGACGGACTCGTCTCGATCGAGGAAGAAGTCAAGGAGAGCGTCGAGCTCACCGAGGAGGGCCAGGCGTATCTCGACGACGGTCTGCCGGAGGTCCGGCTGTACGAGGCGGCGCTCGAACTCGGCGCCGCCGACGAGCCGGTCTCGATGGGACAGGCCATCGGCGCATCCGGTCTCGACGGGGCGGCCGTCGACATCGCGCTCTCGAACTACGCCCGGAAGGGGTACGGCGTCATCGACAGCGGCGAGATCACGGCTGATCCTGCTGCGGACCCTGCCGCGGACGCCGAAGCCGCTGCACTCGCCGCCATCGAGACCCAGCAGACGGACGCGATCGACGCCGAGACGCTCGACCAGCTCGATCACCGGGGCCTGGTCGACCGCTCCGAACGAACCGTTCGCTCCGTCCGACTCACTGACGATGGCGTCACCGCGCTGATGGAGGGCGTCGAAGCGGCCGAAACCGTTGACCGACTCACGCCCGAGCTGCTCACCAGTGGCGAGTGGGCCGAGGTCGAGTTTACCGAGTACAACGTCGAGGCCGACGCCCCCGAGTACGGCGGCGGAAAAGAGCATATCCTCCGGCAGACGGCGAATCGCGTCAAGGATGTCCTCGTCGGGATGGGCTTTCAGGAGATGGGGGGCCCACACGTCGACGCGGACTTCTGGATCAACGACTGTCTGTTCATGCCCCAGGACCATCCCGCACGGACCCACTGGGACCGCTTTGCCATGGACAACCCACGGGAGATCGACGAGCTCCCCGCCGACCTCGTCGAGCGCGTCGAGCGTGCCCACCGCGAGGGCGTCGGCGAGCACGGCGACGGCTACCACTCCCCGTGGGACGAGGACTTCGCGCGTGCGCTCGCGCTACGTGGACACACAACCAGTCTCTCAACTCGCTATCTCTCCGGCGAGCAGGTCGGCGAGCTCGAACCGCCACAGCGATTTTTCAGCGTCGAGAAGGTCTACCGGAACGACACGCTCGATCCGACCCACCTCCTGGAGTTCTTCCAGATCGAGGGCTGGGTGATGGCCGAGGACCTCTCCGTGCGTGACCTGATGGGTACCTTCGAGGAGTTTTACGCCCAGTTCGGCATCACTGATATCGAGTTCAAACCGCACTACAACCCCTACACGGAGCCGAGCTTCGAACTGTTCGGGACTCATCCCGAGACGGGCGAACTGATCGAGATCGGGAACAGCGGCATCTTCCGCGAGGAGATGCTCGAACCGCTGGGCGTCGAGTGTGACGTGATGGCGTGGGGCCTCGCACTCGAACGCCTGCTCATGCTGATCTACGGCTTCGAGGACATCCGCGACGTCCACGGCACGCTGTGTGATCTCGAACTGCTGCGGGAGACGGAGGTGATGTACTGA
- the pheT gene encoding phenylalanine--tRNA ligase subunit beta, protein MPTVDVDPDELRDLTDHEEKSDEQLKDDLFSLGLEYEGSTEDGEFELEFAPDRLDRLSVEGIARSLRYQYGDDRGVHVPNTNDADWVIEVEDAPEERPYVTGAVIRGVNLSEDALDSLIQLQEKLHATMGRKRAKGAIGIHDLTMLKGTSLDPTAGEERTTNSIRYTSVAPDGDRFVPLDSDRELIPGQVLEEHPTGETYADLVSEYDRYPAIYDDIGLFSFPPVINGRRTEVSTDSRDLFVELTGTDQWTIDRMCAIICYALDARGATIEDVVVEYSDRELHRPDFEVSEKVVSHARIETLLGVDFDPEEVIDLFERSGLDAEVVEDDDGDLVYEVTIPPYRVDVLHPLDLVDDIGRAYGFNDLEPRYPDVSTVGGRHERSRLEDAVRTQLVGLGFEDMLNFYMINEAENFDRMGISPEDDALGAATPTTIKNPYSEDYTMLRTWVLPSLLMVLEGNTHRSYPQDLAEIGLAAQVDESENTNVAEHRAVAGVLARHDATYEDAKGRLQTLARNFDVELETPPTTHPSFIDGRTADIVIDGTAVGVVGEIHPEVLVEHELELPVSAFELRLDALQ, encoded by the coding sequence ATGCCAACAGTCGATGTCGACCCCGACGAACTGCGCGACCTGACCGACCACGAGGAGAAATCCGACGAACAGCTCAAAGACGACCTGTTCTCGCTGGGTCTCGAATACGAGGGATCGACCGAGGACGGCGAGTTCGAACTGGAGTTCGCTCCCGACCGGCTGGATCGGCTTTCAGTCGAGGGGATCGCCCGGTCGCTGCGCTATCAGTACGGCGACGACCGCGGCGTCCACGTCCCGAACACGAACGACGCGGACTGGGTGATCGAGGTTGAGGACGCCCCCGAGGAGCGTCCGTACGTGACCGGTGCCGTAATCCGAGGCGTCAACCTGAGCGAAGACGCGCTGGACTCGCTGATCCAGCTACAGGAGAAGCTCCACGCGACCATGGGTCGAAAGCGTGCAAAAGGTGCGATCGGTATCCACGATCTCACGATGCTGAAGGGCACGTCGCTCGACCCCACTGCGGGCGAGGAGCGAACGACCAACAGCATTCGTTACACGAGCGTCGCTCCCGACGGTGACCGGTTCGTCCCACTCGATTCCGATCGGGAGCTTATCCCCGGACAGGTTCTCGAAGAGCATCCGACCGGCGAGACGTACGCGGATCTCGTCAGCGAGTACGACCGGTATCCCGCGATCTACGACGATATCGGCCTGTTCTCGTTCCCGCCGGTGATCAACGGCCGCCGGACCGAGGTGTCGACGGATTCCCGTGATCTGTTCGTCGAGTTGACTGGCACTGATCAGTGGACGATCGACCGGATGTGTGCGATCATCTGTTACGCACTCGACGCCCGTGGTGCGACTATCGAGGATGTCGTCGTGGAGTACTCCGACCGCGAACTCCACAGGCCGGACTTCGAGGTGTCCGAGAAAGTAGTCTCGCACGCCCGGATCGAGACGCTGCTTGGCGTCGACTTCGATCCCGAGGAGGTAATCGACCTCTTCGAGCGGTCCGGTCTCGACGCCGAGGTCGTGGAAGACGACGACGGGGACCTCGTCTACGAAGTGACGATCCCGCCGTACCGTGTCGACGTGCTTCACCCGCTGGATCTCGTCGACGACATCGGGCGGGCGTACGGGTTTAACGATCTCGAACCGCGCTACCCGGACGTGAGCACGGTCGGCGGTCGACACGAGCGCTCCCGGCTCGAAGACGCCGTCCGGACCCAGCTCGTCGGCCTCGGCTTCGAGGACATGCTCAACTTCTACATGATCAACGAGGCCGAGAACTTCGATCGGATGGGGATCTCCCCGGAGGACGACGCCCTCGGTGCGGCGACGCCGACCACGATCAAGAACCCCTACAGCGAGGACTACACGATGCTCCGGACGTGGGTTCTGCCCTCCCTGCTGATGGTGCTCGAAGGGAACACCCACCGGAGCTACCCGCAGGATCTCGCCGAGATCGGTCTCGCCGCGCAGGTCGATGAGTCGGAGAACACGAACGTCGCGGAACACCGGGCTGTTGCTGGTGTTCTTGCCCGACACGACGCGACCTACGAGGACGCGAAGGGACGGCTCCAGACGCTGGCCCGGAACTTCGACGTCGAACTGGAGACGCCGCCGACGACGCATCCAAGCTTCATCGACGGACGGACTGCGGACATCGTGATCGATGGGACGGCTGTGGGTGTCGTCGGTGAGATACATCCCGAGGTGCTGGTCGAACACGAACTCGAACTGCCCGTCTCGGCGTTCGAGCTACGGCTCGACGCGCTGCAGTAG
- a CDS encoding quinone-dependent dihydroorotate dehydrogenase has protein sequence MGIYSITKPLFFRLPAETAHNIVHTGLTIAQGTSIEQWTERRYAVDDARLGVDLWDLEFPTPVGVAAGFDKNAEAPSMLSALGFGHVEIGGVTAEKQPGNPRPRMFRLPEDRALINRMGFNNDGADEVGARMQRLDLPDVPIGVNIGKSKSTPLEEAADDYAYTYERVAEHGDYFVVNVSSPNTPGLRELQNREHLERILGRLKELGADPLLVKLSPDLPEASIEEALTVVDDLDLDGVIAINTTTERDDSLRNPNAAEEGGLSGKPIEDRGTETVRFVAERTDVPVIGVGGISDAEGAYEKIRAGASIVQLYTGLVFEGPSLARDINEGLLELLDRDGFDSIDEAVGADL, from the coding sequence ATGGGCATATACAGTATTACGAAGCCGCTCTTTTTTAGACTCCCAGCAGAGACAGCCCACAATATCGTTCACACGGGGCTAACGATCGCACAGGGTACGTCGATCGAGCAGTGGACAGAACGCCGATACGCGGTCGACGACGCTCGACTTGGCGTCGACCTGTGGGATCTCGAATTTCCCACACCGGTCGGCGTCGCTGCGGGGTTCGACAAGAACGCGGAGGCACCGTCGATGCTCAGTGCACTCGGATTCGGCCACGTCGAAATCGGCGGCGTTACTGCCGAAAAACAGCCCGGAAATCCACGTCCGCGGATGTTCCGGCTACCCGAAGATAGGGCACTGATCAACCGAATGGGGTTCAACAACGACGGGGCAGATGAGGTTGGTGCACGGATGCAACGCCTTGATCTCCCGGACGTTCCTATCGGTGTGAACATCGGGAAGTCAAAGTCGACGCCACTGGAGGAGGCCGCGGACGATTACGCCTACACGTACGAGCGCGTAGCCGAGCACGGCGACTACTTTGTCGTAAACGTTTCCAGCCCGAACACGCCAGGACTCAGAGAGTTACAGAACCGCGAGCACCTGGAGCGGATCCTCGGCCGACTCAAGGAACTGGGTGCGGATCCACTGCTGGTAAAGCTCTCACCGGACCTTCCGGAAGCGTCGATCGAGGAGGCACTCACCGTCGTTGACGATCTCGACCTTGACGGCGTTATCGCGATCAATACGACAACCGAGCGTGACGACTCGCTACGGAACCCAAACGCCGCCGAAGAGGGTGGGCTCTCGGGGAAACCAATCGAAGATCGGGGGACAGAGACAGTACGCTTCGTCGCCGAGCGAACCGATGTCCCAGTAATCGGTGTCGGTGGCATCTCTGACGCCGAAGGTGCCTATGAGAAGATCCGGGCTGGCGCGAGCATCGTCCAGCTGTATACCGGACTTGTTTTCGAGGGGCCCAGTCTGGCACGCGATATAAACGAGGGCCTGCTAGAGCTGCTAGACCGGGACGGGTTCGACTCGATCGATGAGGCTGTCGGCGCGGATCTGTGA
- a CDS encoding non-histone chromosomal MC1 family protein encodes MVREDGKRNFALREEEGEEPSVFSGNTPRQAALKAARRLDPAPSEEDADTTELRLREKGTDKVHIYEGWAWNEEAPDDKPDWMPEEITEANVSKEGIDHIDE; translated from the coding sequence ATGGTACGAGAAGACGGTAAACGAAACTTTGCACTGCGCGAGGAAGAAGGCGAAGAGCCGAGCGTGTTTTCCGGAAACACTCCCCGACAGGCTGCCCTGAAGGCAGCGCGACGGCTCGATCCGGCCCCTTCTGAGGAGGATGCGGATACGACCGAGCTCCGGCTCAGAGAGAAGGGGACCGACAAGGTCCATATCTATGAGGGCTGGGCGTGGAACGAGGAGGCCCCCGATGACAAACCAGACTGGATGCCCGAAGAGATCACTGAGGCGAACGTCTCGAAAGAAGGAATTGATCACATCGACGAGTAG